From a region of the Lactuca sativa cultivar Salinas chromosome 4, Lsat_Salinas_v11, whole genome shotgun sequence genome:
- the LOC111908589 gene encoding uncharacterized protein LOC111908589, with product MASGYTKIHACVNNCILYRKEYKDLVACPTCGKSRWKVDEQKNKIYNNIPAKCLWYFPIIPRFKRLFQSKTIAKDLTCDATERMVDVGVLSHPADSPAWAAIEDKYPDFASEPRNLQLGISADGVDVNRGNRSHSVWPVLTVIYNLPPWLCMKRKFIMLSLLISGTPGNDIDVFLAPFINDMQLLFDFGVEKCDAYAQEHFKLRAVVLWTINDYPALGTLSGCPYNGFQGCVVCGEQTHCIRLPESNKQSYAGHRRFLPYDHPFRREKKAFNGQQEFSPSPEPMNGEEIYNSVKFIINKWAKVNKGKEAEIQQATSGRGGNMNKKKRKSQQLGTSHVGQQNNTYWKKFNIWYRQLRYWPNNLVPHCIDFMHVEKNVGESLTGTVLNVPRKSKDGYKARLDLVHYGLKPELHPQIEGNNTTLPQGFLKGIVLIFLVCKEIIVDELDKLQEELCVTLCLLEKHFPPSFFGVMIHLTVHLTREVIKGHMRNKNRPEGCIAEENVAEETIEFFSQFLKRMDTVGIPPDNHNNCGIHKGADSSSITNGTPVSAAKSVEVSAELFSKAHFFVLQNTSEVLLYIKRHMEFLEHLHPTKRKAHLEQEHTKTFGHWLRKERELGACRETITKTMRWISHGPNKNIIKYDVYAINGYTFRTKAREGKVYQNSGVSVVATDTHINKEVVTYAKNTYYGVYKRYGNGVKRDKLGYTLVELKILGHKGDPYILASQAQQVFYVTDPLDQKMSIVFKTPPKNYKDTYEDVDEEFSIIVPHNDNILPRVDTLDLQKENDYFHNDFHEEKGQNLSTSLCGE from the exons ATGGCTTCTGGGTATACTAAGATACATGCCTGTGTCAACAATTGTATACTTTACAGAAAAGAATACAAAGATTTGGTAGCATGTCCTACTTGTGGTAAATCAAGATGGAAGGTTgatgaacaaaaaaataaaatttacaacaaTATTCCTGCAAAATGTTTGTGGTACTTTCCAATTATTCCGCGCTTCAAGCGTCTTTTCCAGTCTAAGACAATTGCAAAAGATTTAACATGCGACGCAACAGAAAGAATGGTGGATGTTGGAGTTTTAAGTCACCCAGCTGATTCACCAGCATGGGCTGCCATTGAAGACAAATATCCTGATTTTGCTAGCGAACCAAGGAATTTGCAACTAGGCATTTCGGCGGACGGGGTTGATGTGAACAGAGGAAATAGGAGTCATAGTGTTTGGCCTGTTTTAACTGTCATTTACAACCTTCCACCATGGTTGTGTATGAAGAGAAAGTTCATCATGCTTTCGTTATTGATTTCGGGAACACCAGGAAACGATATTGATGTGTTCCTAGCACCTTTTATTAATGATATGCAattattgtttgattttggagTTGAAAAATGCGATGCATATGCACAAGAGCATTTTAAACTACGCGCAGTTGTGTTATGGACTATTAATGATTATCCTGCATTAGGTACATTAAGTGGTTGCCCATACAACGGTTTTCAAGGTTGTGTTGTGTGTGGTGAACAGACACACTGCATTAGACTCCCTGAATCGAATAAGCAGAGTTATGCTGGTCATAGAAGATTTCTACCATATGATCACCCGTTCAGAAGAGAAAAGAAGGCATTCAATGGACAACAAGAGTTCTCACCCTCTCCAGAACCTATGAATGGGGAGGAAATATATAACAGcgttaaatttataattaataaatgggCAAAGGTTAATAAGGGCAAGGAGGCAGAAATCCAACAAGCAACAAGTGGAAGAGGTGGGAATATgaataaaaaaaagagaaaatcacAACAACTAGGTACTTCACATGTGGGCCAGCAAAATAATACATACTGGAAGAAATTCAATATATGGTATAGACAACTAAGGTATTGGCCCAACAATTTGGTTCCACATTGTATAGATTTTATGCATGTGGAAAAGAACGTGGGTGAGAGTTTAACAGGAACTGTTTTGAACGTTCCCAGGAAGTCGAAAGATGGTTATAAAGCTCGATTGGATTTGGTTCATTATGGTTTGAAGCCAGAGCTGCATCCTCAGATAGAAGGGAACAACACAACACTTCCTCAAGGGTTCCTCAAGGGTATTGTTCTAATTTTTCTAGTTTG CAAAGAAATCATAGTGGATGAGCTCGATAAGTTGCAAGAGGAGTTATGTGTAACCTTATGTCTTCTTGAGAAACACTTTCCACCATCATTTTTTGGTGTGATGATTCATTTAACCGTTCATCTCACTAGGGAA GTTATTAAGGGGCACATGCGAAACAAAAATAGACCAGAAGGATGCATTGCTGAAGAGAATGTTGCAGAAGAGACAATTGAGTTTTTTAGTCAATTCCTTAAAAGGATGGATACTGTTGGTATTCCACCTGACAATCATAACAATTGTGGAATTCATAAAGGTGCAGATAGTAGTTCTATTACGAACGGTACTCCTGTATCAGCTGCTAAATCGGTAGAAGTTTCTGCAGAACTATTCAGCAAAGCACATTTCTTTGTATTGCAAAATACATCTGAAGTACTCCTATATATCAA ACGACACATGGAATTTTTGGAACATCTACACCCTACTAAACGAAAGGCACATCTAGAACAAGAGCATACTAAAACATTTGGTCATTGGTTACGAAAGGAG AGAGAGTTAGGGGCCTGTAGAGAAACTATAACAAAGACAATGAGATGGATTTCACATGGACCCAATAAGAACATTATTAAATACGATGTATATGCTATTAATGGATATACTTTTCGTACAAAAGCTCGTGAAGGTAAAGTTTACCAAAACAGTGGGGTTAGTGTTGTTGCAACTGACACACACATCAATAAAGAAGTTGTAACATATGCCAAAAACACTTATTATGGTGTTTACAAGAGATATGG AAATGGGGTAAAAAGGGATAAATTGGGGTACACACTAGTTGAACTAAAAATATTAGGCCATAAAGGTGAtccctacatattggcctcaCAAGCACAACAAGTATTTTACGTGACAGACCCACTCGATCAAAAAATGTCTATTGTATTCAAGACACCTCCCAAAAATTACAAAGATACATATGAAGATGTAGATGAAGAATTTAGTATTATTGTTCCTCATAATGATAACATATTGCCACGTGTAGACACACTTGACTTGCAAAAGGAAAATGATTATTTTCATAATGATTTTCACG AAGAGAAAGGCCAAAACTTGAGCACATCGTTATGTGGAgaataa